In Brienomyrus brachyistius isolate T26 chromosome 19, BBRACH_0.4, whole genome shotgun sequence, one DNA window encodes the following:
- the mboat2b gene encoding lysophospholipid acyltransferase 2b isoform X3, translating into MILAGVEHMHKYCLVVALGYLSICQITRVYVFDYGMYSADFTGPMMVITQKITSLAFEIHDGMARKEEQLSPSQKILAVRRMPSLLEYLSYNCNFMGILAGPTCSYNDYIAFIEGRSYHAKHLQNNGKVNGTHKQSDPSPKVDVIQKLCVCMLSLLVFLSVCKVFPVERNIDDDFVATTPFYGQVIYLYLSMLTTRPKYYFVWTLADAINNAAGFGFNGYNKDGSPRWDLISNLRIMDIEFATSFKMFLDNWNIQTALWLKRVCYERCPFKPTAATFLLSAMWHGAYPGYYLTFVTGILVTLAARAVRHNVRPYFLGSATHKLVYDVITWAGTQIAICYTVVPFVLLSVAPSLNFYRSWYFIGHISCLLLVVALPVKPRHLRTNNAPSNDPAQLPPSTADDSSQEKTS; encoded by the exons ATGATTTTGGCTGGTGTGGAGCACATGCACAA GTACTGTTTGGTGGTGGCCCTGGGGTACCTCAGCATATGCCAGATCACCCGGGTCTATGTCTTTGACTACGGCATGTACTCTGCAGACTTCACGGG ACCCATGATGGTCATCACCCAGAAGATCACTAGTCTGGCATTTGAGATCCACGACG GAATGGCCAGGAAAGAGGAGCAGCTCTCCCCCAGTCAGAAAATTCTCGCCGTAAG GCGGATGCCCAGTCTCCTGGAGTATCTCAGCTACAACTGTAACTTCATGGGCATCCTAGCAGGTCCCACGTGTTCCTACAACGACTACATCGCCTTCATCGAGGGCAGGTCCTACCACGCCAAGCACCTGCAGAACAATGGCAAGGTGAACGGGACGCACAAGCAGAGCGACCCATCGCCTAAg GTGGACGTGATCCAGAagctgtgtgtctgcatgctcTCGTTGCTGGTCTTCCTGTCCGTTTGCAAAGTGTTCCCCGTGGAGCGCAACATCGATGACGACTTCGTCGCCACCACACCCTTCTATGGCCAGGTGATCTACCTGTACCTGTCCATGCTGACCACTCGGCCAAAGTACTACTTTGTGTGGACACTGG CCGACGCCATCAACAACGCTGCTGGATTTGGCTTCAATGGCTACAACAAGGATGGTTCACCCAGATGGGACCTCATATCGAACCTGAGAATTATGGACATAGAG TTTGCCACCAGCTTCAAGATGTTCCTTGACAACTGGAACATCCAGACTGCCCTGTGGCTCAAAAG GGTCTGCTACGAGCGCTGTCCCTTCAAGCCCACCGCAGCCACCTTCCTGCTCTCGGCAATGTGGCACGGCGCCTACCCAGGGTATTACCTCACTTTCGTCACAGGGATTCTCGTCACGCTGGCGGCGAGAGCG GTGAGACACAACGTCAGGCCCTACTTCCTGGGCTCTGCGACGCATAAGCTGGTGTATGATGTGATCACGTGGGCGGGGACTCAGATCGCCATATGCTACACAGTGGTACCATTTGTGCTGCTTTCGGTGGCTCCATCACTGAATTTTTACAG GTCGTGGTACTTCATTGGTCATATCAGCTGCTTGCTGCTGGTGGTGGCTCTGCCCGTGAAGCCAAGGCACCTGCGGACAAATAATGCACCCAGCAATGACCCCGCCCAGCTGCCCCCTTCCACCGCGGATGACAGCAGCCAAGAGAAGACTTCATGA
- the mboat2b gene encoding lysophospholipid acyltransferase 2b isoform X4: MYSADFTGPMMVITQKITSLAFEIHDGMARKEEQLSPSQKILAVRRMPSLLEYLSYNCNFMGILAGPTCSYNDYIAFIEGRSYHAKHLQNNGKVNGTHKQSDPSPKVDVIQKLCVCMLSLLVFLSVCKVFPVERNIDDDFVATTPFYGQVIYLYLSMLTTRPKYYFVWTLADAINNAAGFGFNGYNKDGSPRWDLISNLRIMDIEFATSFKMFLDNWNIQTALWLKRVCYERCPFKPTAATFLLSAMWHGAYPGYYLTFVTGILVTLAARAVRHNVRPYFLGSATHKLVYDVITWAGTQIAICYTVVPFVLLSVAPSLNFYRSWYFIGHISCLLLVVALPVKPRHLRTNNAPSNDPAQLPPSTADDSSQEKTS, translated from the exons ATGTACTCTGCAGACTTCACGGG ACCCATGATGGTCATCACCCAGAAGATCACTAGTCTGGCATTTGAGATCCACGACG GAATGGCCAGGAAAGAGGAGCAGCTCTCCCCCAGTCAGAAAATTCTCGCCGTAAG GCGGATGCCCAGTCTCCTGGAGTATCTCAGCTACAACTGTAACTTCATGGGCATCCTAGCAGGTCCCACGTGTTCCTACAACGACTACATCGCCTTCATCGAGGGCAGGTCCTACCACGCCAAGCACCTGCAGAACAATGGCAAGGTGAACGGGACGCACAAGCAGAGCGACCCATCGCCTAAg GTGGACGTGATCCAGAagctgtgtgtctgcatgctcTCGTTGCTGGTCTTCCTGTCCGTTTGCAAAGTGTTCCCCGTGGAGCGCAACATCGATGACGACTTCGTCGCCACCACACCCTTCTATGGCCAGGTGATCTACCTGTACCTGTCCATGCTGACCACTCGGCCAAAGTACTACTTTGTGTGGACACTGG CCGACGCCATCAACAACGCTGCTGGATTTGGCTTCAATGGCTACAACAAGGATGGTTCACCCAGATGGGACCTCATATCGAACCTGAGAATTATGGACATAGAG TTTGCCACCAGCTTCAAGATGTTCCTTGACAACTGGAACATCCAGACTGCCCTGTGGCTCAAAAG GGTCTGCTACGAGCGCTGTCCCTTCAAGCCCACCGCAGCCACCTTCCTGCTCTCGGCAATGTGGCACGGCGCCTACCCAGGGTATTACCTCACTTTCGTCACAGGGATTCTCGTCACGCTGGCGGCGAGAGCG GTGAGACACAACGTCAGGCCCTACTTCCTGGGCTCTGCGACGCATAAGCTGGTGTATGATGTGATCACGTGGGCGGGGACTCAGATCGCCATATGCTACACAGTGGTACCATTTGTGCTGCTTTCGGTGGCTCCATCACTGAATTTTTACAG GTCGTGGTACTTCATTGGTCATATCAGCTGCTTGCTGCTGGTGGTGGCTCTGCCCGTGAAGCCAAGGCACCTGCGGACAAATAATGCACCCAGCAATGACCCCGCCCAGCTGCCCCCTTCCACCGCGGATGACAGCAGCCAAGAGAAGACTTCATGA